TGTACACAACACTTACAttctatattttaaaactaatCCTGCCTGTTACTGAGTGCGTACGAATCTAATATCCCAGTTCTAAAGCTCTGCGTAGTCAAATGGAAGTCAAAAGATTCGAAATGAGAATTGAACTGTCTACACATTGTCAATAGAGGGTCATTGTATAAGGCTAAAGTTCTCCTATACTCATTTTGTAGAAATGCACGTAGCCTATGGGTTCTGGCTGGTGCGTATATgggaatattttttataaactcAGGCGCGTCAATCTCATGTTTCATGAAGCAGCTTGGCTTCAAACACACTTTGTGCAACTTTTCAGCGATGTTCGAAAAATTGCAGCCCAAGCAACAAACATCGCGTGTGGTATTCAGGcatattaaattttcctctCCAAGGGAGGCAACGAACCGCAACTCTAGCAAATTTACGTTGCATAGATTCAATTTTCACACAGAACCATATAGTTTGAGTTGCTGGTTGCTAGTAtagatacacatacacattctgTCTATGTAATTGATAACAGCGCAACCCATACTTTCTCAATCACAAAGACAACGGTATGAAGCCAGAAAAAGATAGATATTTTTGTGAGGTGAAAAGCTAATTGTcaaaatttaaagagacaATCCAGCGCTAGTGGTAATCGCTTTGAATGAATTGCTTCTCTTCTGCCTTATACGTCTTATTGGCATAGGTGCGTTATCTCAGTGCGTTATATCCAAGGATCTCttttatcattcgtagccgggttataagtaaatgacggtatgcatgttgtaccagtgtgtgtcgattggatgtttcattttactctcagtgttcaattgaaagtaaaaaggacttctttaacccaATTGAACATGTtgaacatttcgtttttccagcaggaccgttgcaaacggtagtggtgtggtcacggaatggcaaacaatgaaaaaggttatcaatgtttctgaatacagagtagactgcaattacttctcctttattgtccagaagtgattgaccgcaagaaatttaaccaatataaccttcctaatagtaaattcgtccacttttgcgcgttaactattagccgtttgtttgtaaacactttttcatgaaactgtgaaaagcgagctgaaaatggcaacctagcaacgggttttgcatcgacctgttctccttaatagatcttggaACCTaggttcaaataaaaatcacaAAGTAGGTATTTTGCTCGTACGAAATCCCCTAAACAGGCCGACATGACTGCGTAGGTCGTTAGGTCAATTAGAATAAGATATTGAGACACTTCAAGCGTGCACAATTTTGCACAAGTTGCACTAAAAAGCAAGTTTcaaatttttttaatgaatttcaataaaattcaCAGGGTTTAcaggggttctcataattTTTAGACAATTTTCTAGGCATTGTCTTCTATCCATGTTACAAACATGTCATGGCAACAATGGGAGGATAAGTTACTTTAtcaacagttttttttgtttaaacgcTTTTTTTAAACTCTGATGCAAGCGTTAAATTTTACCAAATTGGCACAACATGTACAATCTAAACAGTTGCAGCTAATAGCTATTCGCAGTTGTTAAATGACCTCAGGCAATAAAAACCTTCCACCGGTACAAATTCCACAAACCATGACCATCCTCCAACCAGTCTTCTTGCGAAGGAGACCCACCCCTCAGCCTGGTTCCTTTTTATTCCTGCACACTTGAAGGGAATCAACCGATGGCGTCGTTTTTCCTCCTGTCGGGTATAAATTAAccaaatttatttttccattttgccATCGGCTAAAACATGCCGTCTTACAACCGCTTGCCGGGTCTAATACAACTCATACTACTAGGGGATGACTCCTTATCCCCGGATGCTTGTAACACATCGGGAATGGAAAGTTCCACACCCTCCATCCCCTCTCCACCCCCTTCACTCTACCGATTTTGCATACCCAAAGTTTAAGATCGTTGGaatgcaaatatttttcaatcaacCTTCTGCCTCACTTCCCACTAAAACCAGACAACTGGCCATCGAGCAGGGGCTCGAACGCCGACAAACGCAGCGTTACCATACGGAAACGACAATCGTGGCTCACAATATCACCTCGAGCAGTTTCCTTCCGCTCGCAGCGGAACTCCACAACGCTCTAGGTGTGGTGGTGACTCTAACCGAAGCGATACAAAAATCCTTCGCCTCTGTGTCTCTGTTGCGCACTGTTTGATCAGTTGTGTTGGATGATAGGCAATTTGCTCAAATGGAAGGCACGTTGCCCCGCCCCTCTCGCAGCGAGGGGCTAATttgaattattaattaaatttatagaAGCAGATAAACGCTCTACGGCAGTGAACGGTGGTAGAAAATGTGGGCCTGGCTGCCGCCGGCACCGCCAACACTTAAAATCGATTGCCCGATTTGCGTTCGCCAAAGTCGCTTGGAAATGGCACTATTTTCAGGACACTTGACTCAGCGTCCAGCCGGTTCGATGCTAATGGATTGAAAAACGTTTTAataccaccatcaccaaccaCCACACGACTGCCATTGCGGGGCGTGTGGTGGAGTGAGAAGCGCCCTATGCCAAAAGACAGGAATTAGGCATTGAAATTACTTCCGAAACAGATTTTCATTTATACGAAAATCTCTTCCAGTCGGCCATAAATTTCAATAAGCGTCGCAATTTGATTTCCCCGACCAGCCCCGACGCCACTACTACCAGGAAGGTGAGTCAAATAAAGGACGATCTATGCGCTTCGCTGTAAGTGGTGACACGATCTGTATCGTATCATTTAGATTGTGCCTTCACATTAGGCATGATTAAACGGCAGATAGGAAACAGATGAATAAAGGCGTCGATTTGTCCCCGCTTCCTATTCCGGCCTGACTGTTCGGTGTTAAATTATATAGGATTTATAAGCCCAATTTAGACAGTTTCTTTCAGATATTTCGTTAGTTTAGCTATAGATTATTAGTTTGcacaaaacataatttttagtTAGATGTCCGCTTTACACATCTCACCCACGTGTGATATTCGTTACGTTTCGTCCAGTTGGAATACACTCGTAACCAttttaaaaagataaaataaaatatttattttgcgCCAGAAAGAAGCTTACCACTAGACTAACCTTTAACAAAACTAAGCTACGAATTGTATCTCGGGCTAACGCGTTTATATAGAAAAGTGCCTTAATGCTCTACTGCTTATAAGTAAAATACTTCTACTTTTCTCAGTCAATATTTACAGCAATTAGAAACATCTCTCGGTGGACGGAACAAGTATGCAAAATACGCTAGCGACTGCTCTACTTGCCATTGGAGTAATGTGCAAAGGGACTCGCCGTGGCCGCTCGAGGTCCGGGCCAAATGCACGCGCGTTTGTAAAGAAATGAAGAATCCCGCTAGCTTGTTTGCGCGTACTCTTTCACTCTCTAGTTTATGTATATGCCCTATCGCCCATTACTAGTCGGGATTCGAGAGGGGTCTCAACCGTCCGGAGGTTTCTCCCGCCGCATCAATTCCTTGCGCAGCTGCTGGTTTTTGCGACGGGGAAACAAATTTCCTCATCACTTAACACTAATGTCGCACAGCGCGCTTCAACAAGGCAGTCAAACTTGTAAACGCCAAACTGTTGCCGCTCGGGAAGGGTGTAGAAAAGCGGAAAAGCATATTTATCGTCAATCACTACTACTTCGAATGCGATTTTTTCATCCTTAAACGCACGACGACGTTGtgtatctcttttttttttttttttgctcgcctGTGTAATCAGAGCTATACCGCCGGTCTTGTTCTTTCTCACTTTCGAGacacttttgctttgtttttttttttttgcaatgatGTCTTCTCGTCCTACGTTTCGAGGCAGGCAAAAGGATTCTGTCTCGCTTCAGTTATTAAGTAGCGCTGATCGGTGAAAGCGCTCCAACCAGAGAAGCGTGGTCCATTCGAAGAAAGCGTTTGCGAAAATTAAGAAACTTCATCCATTTTCCTGCTGCTTTCCTTTCCTCCTACTTGTTTAACTActttttgttgccattttaGTTGCTGGTGTGATTTATTCTCACCGTTACCTACCCACCCACCAACCCACTGCTGAGGCGTGTGCAAGCGGGCTAGTAACGTAACGCCCTCGGAACGCTTATTAAATCCCCTACTATTCCTTCCTTCTTGCTAGCACAGACTGCTGCTTTCTGTTCTTTACAATAATAAACACACTTTCGTTACAGTTTCACACtgcaacaacacaaaagcaaaagcactTTTTAATACATAATTTCAGCTTACGAGTACACGATTACTACACCTTTTGCTTACGGTTCCTATACAAACCAAGTCGGGACTTTTAAGTTTAAGCTgttgtttttaaaacgctGTGCACGGTTGTTTTGTTCCTGTTTTACTTATTGTTCATCTTTCGCTTATGTACACACTGAGCAGCGGCAGTACGGTCAATGTTTTGCGCtaatgtttttgcttcttcgtGCGTATTATTTCAAACTCAGCATTGAAGACGCTTTATGCGAATGAGGAGCAACCCGCTTTCAACACGACGAAGCCGATAAAATGGAACTTTATCAAATGAGAGACAccggaagaaagaaaaaaaataaaacggccGACCATCGCAAGACAACGCACGGGTCAGGCTCAATTAATTATACTTTAAACTACCTACAACCAACACTTTCCAGCTCAACAACGTTCACAAACATTTCGACGCATCATCAtaggtttatgtgtgtgtatgtggtgatTGTTTGCATTTGACGAAGCTGTACACAGcgttctgttgtttttttattattaagcACGAATaagtttatttaaaacaaaacatggaaTGCATTCTTCCTTCATGCTGCGCTAGAACTAGAGGGAAGACTTGGCACGAAACGATCGAACAATGGCACCGCCAAACGGATACACTAAAAGACATAGTTCCGTGATAAGATGATTAAGTCACTCGAACGCTCCTCCTTTACGAACGGACCCTTTACGCAGCTAATGCACAGCGACAATCACGAAGGAGGAGTGTTAGATTGTGGCGTTACTATCTAATCGTGCCGCAATTTGGAATCCGCACCAGGTGCCCACACGCTGCAATCGGACAGACGGGAAAAGAACTATTGGCAGGAATACCTACTACAAGCTAATGGCACATTCGGTTCTTGACCCCCGATTCAGTGACGCGCACCTGGCTGCGTGTGGCTTAACCATTTAAGAATGGTGCCCGTTTCGCGATTACTTAATCCAAACACTTACTTTAATATTGGATAATATTCGATCCCGGATACGATACGTAATCTCGATCGTAACACCCGATTGCTTTCGATACACTTTATCTTAAACCGATAGCAGCGTCCTCTCATACATGTGCTGCTATTGCTACTTGTCGACCATGTTTTGCGCTTTCTTGTCATAAAACCATTGCTCTACGCGTACTATAGTTATCTATATATACAATCACAGTTTTAAGTTGCACCATCATCCACAAATGTAACACCATATGTTGCCTGCAAAAATAGAACAGGGAAATCAAAACGATTAAAAAGAGTTCATTGAATGGAACAAAGGCGCTTTGGCGTAAACAAATACATACCATCTCTGCAAGGAGCTATATTTTGAGATCAACATATTTCGCTCCTTGTAGTTCTGACTCAGCAGCACTACATGGCCGTCCATCCGGTGTCGAAGGTGAACATTTGCAACAATTTCaatgtttcaattaaaacaaataatttagaaGGAAAAGGTAATTTAATTTGAACTACGGTTCGACAGCGCTTCTAGCAGCGTGCAGTGGctggttggttgttgtttcCCTCTGCAATTGTCGTCCGTTTTAAGCATGCTCCGGGCAAAGATGATTGTCTCATAATTTTGATTCGTCCAATTCAGTGCGTATATTATGCTATTTTCCATCATTCGTTTCGTTGTCGTTTAGTTTCAAACTCGTTGTTTCGTTGTACCATGGCGACAATCGGCCACTATCTTTGACGGCCGTTCGCTTACACCACAATCTCGTGAATGACACGGCGATTGCGGGAGTTTGGTGTCGAGTAACCGCTTTCCATTGCCAGCGCATCGTCGTAGCTCATCGAGAGATGCTGATTCTGCACGGGAGACTTTGCCTCCTCCTGCTCCATGTACGGATCCGGCAGCCCGCTCACATCGTGGTACGGAGATTCAGCGACAAAGTCTACGGCGAGAGAGAAAATCGGATTAAAATCggaccacaccacaccacacaccatccTCCGAGAGGCAGAGAACGACAGACACTGATGGGAGAGGAGACATTGGCTCAGTTACAATCACTCACCCATATGCTGATCCATGCGTTTCTTGGGCTTGTGAACGGACGCGTACGGATCGCTGCAGTAGTCCTGGCGCGATGGATTCTGGCTGTTGCGCATGTTGTGATGGTAGTCATCTCCGCCGTGCTGACTGGCTGTGGTCATCAGATGCGGGTAGGGAGCGTAATCGTCAACGGCACCGTATCCCCCGTGGGTCATTGGGTCATAGCCGTAGTTTTGCTGCATCTGTTGGTCCATGTAATTGTGCTGCGGGATCATGTTGGCCGAGTTCGAGGCAGCAGCCGACATTTTCAGCTGCCAGATAGAATCCTGTGAGTTGACGCTTCCACCGTTGTTGGAATTGGAGTACGAATTCTCTACGTAGCCCATGTTTGACCCTAATTCGTGGAACGATACAAAACCAAACAGAAGATGTTAAATACGCATGGCAGTAGTTAGCTAAGTAAAAGCCCAAAAAACCCGTACAAGAGCGCCTActgtagcagcagcatgtACATACAAAAGCACCATCGTTGTGCGAAACTTACAATCATTTTGCGGTACTTGCGGAATCATTGCATTCTGCTGGTGGTAGCCGTACGTTGGCTGCTGGCTTGCATACAGGGCCGTGTTTTGATCCATTGCCAAATCCATCGAATGCTCGAGGGCCTTATTTTCCAGGCTGCTGGCCGAATAGTACGGTGGCGGAGCTTGGTTTTGTTGGGCCACAATCGACGGATGGATCGAATCAATATCGTACTCCTTTGACTTTACCGATTCCTTCTTTTGGTTGCGCCTGCAACGGCAGAACATCACCAACAACACGGCGGACAGGGCGGCAACAACGCTGCACACCAAAATCGCTATCAATGTTGGTAGCTCGACAAAAGATGCTTCCTGGATCAGAGATTGTCCAACTGTGAAGGGGAAAGGGAGGGAAAAAGTGTTAGCAATTTGAACAAACTTTACCCGCCCCCTCCATCGCCAATGATACTTACTGTCAGCTTCCAGATATTCACCACAGTATTCGTGATTGATTTTCAGACACAGCTTTACCCGCACTCGCGGGTTCAATTCGTCTTCGATCGGAATGGGAATTTCGTCCAATGTATTGCCCAGCGAGCGTCCATTGTTACGTCGATTTGCGACAAAATGCTTTATCTCGTGCTCACGGTACGTTGGATCGTGACCGTTCACCTGCAGGTCCACCTTCTCGATGATGTGCCAGGCAGCCATCGGGGTATCGCCGTACATAACCGATTCAACGATCGCCACCATCGATAGACAAGTTGCACCAATGTTTAGGCCCAGGATCTTCGTCTCGGGATCAAAATTAGCCATCAGTGGAATCGGTATCTTTTCCACCTTCGTCGTTGCACTGATTTCGTTCGAATGCTCCGAGACGCCCTTAGTGTTCAGTGCTTTCACCTTGAAAACGTAGCTCTGGTGGTGGTCCAGCGGGCTGATGGTGCACGGCACCTCACGCTGACAGTCGTACTCCATCCATTCAGCACCGCTAGCGGCCACCGCAGCACACTCTTCCGTCATCAAGCTTTCGTTCGGGATCACTATTTTGCGGTACGAGACAAAATATTTCGTGTTTGCAAGACCACCGTCGAATCCGGGATTCCACGACAGAACGACATAGTTCGAACCTAGCTCGACCGCTTTCAGCTTGTTGGGTTTCTCTGGTGGGCCCTTCGGTTGCAGCCGAATTGGCACTTGGATGTGGTTCAATGAATTCGACACACGGCAATGATACTCGCCATAGTCCTGGTGACGCACATTGCTGATCTTCAGGATGCTTGTGTACACGTCGTTACCGTCCGAGTTGGTAATGATTTCGTAATGTCCACCCGTGCTCAGCAGCGTCGTTCCAAAGTGCCACAAAAATTCTGGCTTCGGGTACGACTGTACCTTGCACAGCACTTCCGCCGTTTCCTTGATATCGTTCGCCACCTTGTTGTACTGGTGCAGCACTATCGGTTCATGTTCGATCTTGAGGTGCATCGTTGAGTTTGCCTTGTTCACTTCATTCTCATACAAACACGTGTACTGGCCACGGTCGGTGGAAATGAGATCGTTTCCGTTCGGGCGTGCCTTTCCGGTGAACTTCAGCATGCTCTGCACGGTCACCATACCGTTAGGTCCCTTGTCGACGTTCGTCTTTACCTCATAACGGTGCAGTTCCGGGGTGATCTCCACGTCGTCCTTCAGCCACGTGATCGATGGTTCCGGTTTTCCTTTAGCACTGCACGTTACGAAGAAATCTGCCTCGCCAGCGCGCTTAATCATGTTCGACTGCAGCTTGGCCAAAAATTGCGGTGGCTGATGAATTTCCAGCGTAGCGCTTGCCATCCCACCGTTACCGAGCTCGTTGCTTGCGTGGCAGTGATATTTGCCCTCGCTGGAAAGTGCCGCCTTCGGTATCAGGTATTGCGCTCCCTGGGCAATCACCGTCGTCGAGACCTCGCCGCCCACATCCCGGTACCAACGGTACTGCGGATCAGGATAGCCGGGAGGATCAGCTTTGCACATCAAGCTGACACTATTGCCAACGTGTACAACCGGTTTTTCCGGCGTAATTACGGCCTGCCCGGGGCGGTGACGCACCAGCAGCGCTACCGAAGCATTGCCTTCACGCTCCAGCGTCTTCCCACCGTACGGCTTCATCATATTAATACCCCGGCAAATGTACGTCCCGGCGTCTTCCGCACGCACGTCTCGCAGCACCAGCGTATCGCCATTGCGCCGGAAATCAATATCACCCTCCTTCAGCCACTCGATGGTCACTGGCGGTGGGTTGGCGGTAACGTTGCACTTAATATGCACGGTTTCCTTCTCTTCGGCCGTCTTGGCTTTGGTTTCGATTTGCACAATCGGCGGGTAGAGGACGTTCAGGGTGATTTCCTGCTCACCGATCTTATCCAACCCGTTATCGGCCGAACAGGTGTAGCGGCCGGCATCCTGCAGCGACACCCGGTGGATCGTGTGCGTTGGATGTGACGAAATGAAGCGCCCGTTTCGTGTCCACTTCACCTGCTCGGGTTTGGGTTTGGCATCAATGTTACATTCCAGCTTTGCCGTTTGATCACGCTCGACACTCAACGGATTTTCTGGACCAATCTCCACCCGCGGGTAGtctgtaaagaaaaaaagaaaaaagaaaatgaatcgTTTTCTCTCGACAATGGGTAATGTCATATAATATTTACATTCCACACGATCAACAGTTGGTAAAtgagcgatttttttttcaaatgtacCCAATCGAAATTAGATACACAGTTTTTACATGGTGGTACAAAATACGCGTCTTGGGTGGCAATTCAATGAAGAAAAACCATTCATCCTTAAACTAGTCTACActccatttaaaaaaaaaaacataatctcTATCTTCTCATCAAATCAACATCTGAtgggaaaaaaatgtaaaacgtTTACAACAGCCAATCTCGCTATCCAAATAGTTTTCGCTCATAGTACACCCTTGCCATAATGCTGCTTAGCAGGGAAACCATTTAAATACGATACTTTTAAGAAACTTGAGCACGAAATTTAATCTTTTGCTACTTTTTTGTGCCTCCCGTACAACATCTAACATCCCTCCAAGTTAAGATCCTATCTCAGCAACGCTATCGATAATGTTACAGAATATTATcattttcttcatcttctgcCATCGTTATAAACTGCGCAGATGATGCCAGCCGCGTGAggtgtttattttcttttcaactGTCATAAACATCCAATCGTTTGCCTGGATGATGCGACGAGCGAACGGATACTTTTTAAAGGACAAATCTGTCTCTTACACGACGGCGCACCCAGAGGAGAAACACGCAGAAAAGGATTGTCAGATCAGATTCAAGAGCCGTGCAAGCGCCGCAACTGTGCCACTACTGCGACACTTTGTCAtccgaagaaaaaaaaacgtgcgaaaaagcgaaagaaaataaaaacccgtCCGCACCCTTGCAAGCTGACAAGCAAGCATGAGCCTTCCATAGCTAAGGTAACGTTACCTACCATCACGACGACCACTGCCAGCCACACCAACGGAGAATGTTGGATGGATCTGACACACCTGTAGCCTTCGTACGCTGATGGCGATGGCGGCAGCAGGTAAGCTGCAGGCTTTTCGCTCGTGTTGCTCTTTACTTTAACGTTAACTTTCGTCTCTTTCGGTCGCGCTTAACGGATAAGTTTGCGCAGTGACCGTCCGGTGTCCGGCAGTGTGTTTGGGAAGGGGCAGGGCTACGTttcaaaatgataatgaaCATCTGCCGCGGGAGAGTCGGTCGATCCCGGGACAGGTTTTTCAACTTCGAGAcaacatgaaaaataataagcaAAAACCACCGGACGACACACCGAAGAGGAAAATAacaacctgctgctgctgctgctctcgtcgCACGTTAGGAGAAAAGTGGCCGCTCAAGACGCTTCACAGCACCGTTCGTCGAAGAGACACAACTCAAACCTGCTTGGAAAGTACTGAAAAATTCGTTGGTTCATCGCCATTGTCGACGACGTGGCAGTCCAGAGCGCGGTCACTCGAACCGTCATCAGTGGGCGCACCATCGCTCGC
This sequence is a window from Anopheles merus strain MAF chromosome 3R, AmerM5.1, whole genome shotgun sequence. Protein-coding genes within it:
- the LOC121595249 gene encoding hemicentin-1-like — translated: MTTRMALTGTKPTISVVCRTLAVLLLLGLAMANKTMDTREGEDVILKCRFNEHYSDREYSYYWAQQSPNKYDNVAIKGDTFNPNYKIDYRPNQGIYDLQIFNVSYARDNGRFECRIKQIGSDNAIYEDYYNLTVLTPPQPPLIFPGSETTATEDKKQELTCSSVGGSPDPTISWYREGSTTPLAANLIYGGSRDMQTTSTLTIIPRREDDGAKFTCVVWNRAMPESQRLETVTTLSVRYYPRVEIGPENPLSVERDQTAKLECNIDAKPKPEQVKWTRNGRFISSHPTHTIHRVSLQDAGRYTCSADNGLDKIGEQEITLNVLYPPIVQIETKAKTAEEKETVHIKCNVTANPPPVTIEWLKEGDIDFRRNGDTLVLRDVRAEDAGTYICRGINMMKPYGGKTLEREGNASVALLVRHRPGQAVITPEKPVVHVGNSVSLMCKADPPGYPDPQYRWYRDVGGEVSTTVIAQGAQYLIPKAALSSEGKYHCHASNELGNGGMASATLEIHQPPQFLAKLQSNMIKRAGEADFFVTCSAKGKPEPSITWLKDDVEITPELHRYEVKTNVDKGPNGMVTVQSMLKFTGKARPNGNDLISTDRGQYTCLYENEVNKANSTMHLKIEHEPIVLHQYNKVANDIKETAEVLCKVQSYPKPEFLWHFGTTLLSTGGHYEIITNSDGNDVYTSILKISNVRHQDYGEYHCRVSNSLNHIQVPIRLQPKGPPEKPNKLKAVELGSNYVVLSWNPGFDGGLANTKYFVSYRKIVIPNESLMTEECAAVAASGAEWMEYDCQREVPCTISPLDHHQSYVFKVKALNTKGVSEHSNEISATTKVEKIPIPLMANFDPETKILGLNIGATCLSMVAIVESVMYGDTPMAAWHIIEKVDLQVNGHDPTYREHEIKHFVANRRNNGRSLGNTLDEIPIPIEDELNPRVRVKLCLKINHEYCGEYLEADIGQSLIQEASFVELPTLIAILVCSVVAALSAVLLVMFCRCRRNQKKESVKSKEYDIDSIHPSIVAQQNQAPPPYYSASSLENKALEHSMDLAMDQNTALYASQQPTYGYHQQNAMIPQVPQNDWSNMGYVENSYSNSNNGGSVNSQDSIWQLKMSAAASNSANMIPQHNYMDQQMQQNYGYDPMTHGGYGAVDDYAPYPHLMTTASQHGGDDYHHNMRNSQNPSRQDYCSDPYASVHKPKKRMDQHMDFVAESPYHDVSGLPDPYMEQEEAKSPVQNQHLSMSYDDALAMESGYSTPNSRNRRVIHEIVV